A window of Methanofollis sp. genomic DNA:
CACAAAGAGGGCGAGCAGCACGCCGACACCGCAGGAGGCAACGCCCGCACGCCGCCGTCGCACCATCTCCCTGAGGTCCTCTTCGGCAAGGCCGTCGACGAGCAGTTTCGGACGCCAGACAAGATAGCGCATGATCATGCTCAGCATGACCGACGTGATGAAGAGGTCCAGTCCGTACAGGAGCACGGCGAGATGCGAACCTGTTCCGGTGAGGTGGCCGGCCATCACGCTCGTCGTGAAGGGCATCAGGGAGACGAAGAAGAGCATCAGGAGGGTCAGGCGAAACGTGACCTTGTCCTCCTGTTCCGTCAACTGCGTGATGGACGCGTGCGTCATCCAGATCCCGCCGATAAATACGAAACTGATGACATACGCGAGGAAATCGGGCCACTCTTCCATGAGTGCCAGGAACAGGCTGTCGGCCCCCTCCGGAACAGGCAGTTCGAGGACGAGCAGGGTGATGACGATCGCGAACACCCCGTCGGCAAACGCGTTCAGTCGGTCAGGGGGGAGAAAGTCGGTGAGGCGACCCCTGTCAGGTCCCTCTGCCTTCTCATCCACGCGGTCGGCCACCACCCCTCACCTGCACGCCGCCCGGATGGGACAGGGAGGTGAAAAGAGTTTGGGCTGTGTACCCCTGTGCGGCTCCCGGCGGTTTCTGTCACCCGACAGGGCCAAGACCCTTCAAAAAAGGAGAGGATCCCTCTCTCACAGCGTCTCAAGCCCGTACATGTAGGGCCTGAGCACCTTCGGGACCTCGACAGAACCGTCTTCCTGCTGGTA
This region includes:
- a CDS encoding TMEM175 family protein, with amino-acid sequence MDEKAEGPDRGRLTDFLPPDRLNAFADGVFAIVITLLVLELPVPEGADSLFLALMEEWPDFLAYVISFVFIGGIWMTHASITQLTEQEDKVTFRLTLLMLFFVSLMPFTTSVMAGHLTGTGSHLAVLLYGLDLFITSVMLSMIMRYLVWRPKLLVDGLAEEDLREMVRRRRAGVASCGVGVLLALFVPLVAVAVYIAVTVFFFVHPLIDKRAIRRAVKG